TTTATAAAAAGAGAGATACTAGCAAAAACTTATGATCTTGTGCAAGCAGGGGAATGATTGTCACAGTTTACCATTTTGGATTGGATTTTTTGGAACTTTTTATATGAAAATATGCAACAATTCAAGAGAAcaagtaagaaaatattctaTAAAATTCAAGAACTTTTACCACAATCCAAATTGAACTAATTCTTTTCACTACAActttttataataataaaactACCTCAATTCTCAAATCACAATCATTTGACAAAGGTGAGATTACTATATTATTGAAAAATTTCTATACCATCGAAATTTGAGTTTTGGCATTCAGTAGCCATGGGCATATGCATAGACCTATGCTTTTAGGAACATTTTTAGAGGATTCACAAACATATATAGTAAGAGTCCATTTAGATTgttattttctatattttttgtaaaaaaatatattatagtgagaatatatataagattaaaaggtaattaaaaaatatatttatgaaaaacataaatatttttgagagaaaaatggcaatccaaacaaagtaATTTCTGTCGAAGGAAATTCAGTTTTATAGTGCATTCTATGTTTATAGTATGGTTTCCCAAAAAATACTGCCAATATTTTTTATCTGTTTCCTTCAAGCTACATTTTTAACTCCTTTTGGAAGTCGCTGGAAAATTAACTAGACTTTCTATTTCATCCTTTTGACTCAAAAAATACACGCACTACGCCTACTTCTCCTTTCATCACACATTGAAAGTTTCTATGCTGCAATCTACTAAGCATGATTATGCCGTTTAACTAGTTCATTAATAAAGTATTCCAATAACTGTCTCCGACTAAATTATTGTTAAACAAATAGTAATATCAGGAGCATGTCTTTTCTGGCACTACAATTTACCAGTGAAGGGTCTTCTTGTTGTTAAAGCTTAAAACCCAGAGAAACAGCAAGAATCCTGCTCAATCATTTATAAAAAATGTTTTCCTTTCCAATTTACAAGTTTTGTTCTCTGAATTAGTTTGTTGAGCTCTCACTTTCTTTAGATTGATCGGTGCCTTAAGCCGATCAGTTGTTGGGGGGTCGTTAGTTAAGTGAAACAATCCATTGATTTCAGTATAAGCAACAACCCCTTTTTAATTTTAGTTGGAAAAATCTCCTTTTTAAGTGAAATGGGATCATTTCTTCGTTTGGGTTTGTGGAAAAAAGCTTCAAGGATAAGAATTTAAGTTGCTTTCGAGATGGGTTTGGTTGAAAGTTTAGATTTTTATCGGCTAAAGAGGGTGAATTTGAGGTTCTCGTCAAGAATCTGCTTTGGATTGTGGTTagcttttgctgtttttcatCCAGTTCTGGGGCTGCGGCCTTTAAGGGAGAGAAGTCAATCATGGGGTGATGAGGTTAGTATTGAATTTTTAAGGCTTTGTTTATCCAATTATGGTTACAAATTTTGTTCTTAGATTATCTAGTTATGGTGTTTTGACCAATTAAGCGTCTGTTTGGTTTTACTTTACAGATTGACCTTTTGCCTTTCTGTTCTATTTATGGTGGTAATGTTGAATGTTTAGTCAAAGGAAAAGCCATAAATTGTGTGACTTGCTGGggaaattaattttcttgaCTAGTTTGTGAATAAAAGAAGtaattttggtttttttttgggtgataaAAATTTTGGGAGTTTTCTATTGCATTCTCACTTTGGCAGTTGTTCGTGAATTATCATTATTTTTGTTTCAGAAGCAGCTGGCCAGGatattttagaatttaggtttTGTAACCATTAATGTAGAAATTTTTGCGTGAACATTTTAGTAGCTTTCAGAGTGGATATAGGTGACGTGTTTACCTTTATGTACAATTAGCTACTCCATATGGGTCCTCGCTCATATGAGGGCAGCCTGAGAATTGGCTGGATCGAGAATCCGAGAGTATGTATGACAAAGGGTTTAGCTACTGAGACTTCATTTCAGCTCCTTATTGACATCTGTGTGGGTGAATAATTATAGTTTCATGTGTTGGAGGTATGAATTAGCACAAGGCACAGATgtcatcataaataaccacctCTATAGTTGGAAAGTACGCACCTACGGAGATTTCCGACTGGTGATTTACTGTCTGTTTTCAGAAGGGCATGGAGTGTTAAATTGGAAGGTATGCTGAAGGGAGTGATACTGTGCTTGTCTTGCTTGAATACGAGTTAGTCTCTTATGAGAGGctgaaagcaaataaagcatCAGATTGACAGAAGAATTCATTCAAGGAGCTTCTCCATGATCACTCCTACTGAGAACTAGATGAATGAGAAAAGAACTAGTGGAAGAGTTAATTTTGTGTAAAGATTGGTTCACTTGCATGATAATCTTGGAGGTTGTGGATCAGATGTATTTCCTTTCATTGAATGAAGCATGTATGTATGTTCAGAcaaactgtttttttttggatggatttctttctttaatttgtCTTTTGATCTGATTCATATGGCCTAGTTGCTGGATGTTATTCGTTGAACCAACATGACAATTTATAGCGTGAAACTCAGGCATGGGTTCATCCTTGTGAAGTCACCGACTTAATCAGTCTGAAAGTTTCtgtcatttctttttcattcccCCCCAGAGGTCAATGGATTGTGAAAGGTTCCACCTCTGTTTACGTCAATATTGGACACAGACCAAATGTTAAGGAAGAATAAGTAGAGGTTTTGTATTGCCAAAACTATTATTGAAGGAGCACTTTTGGAAGTGATTCCTGGTGCAATAATTTGTTGCCAGGAAGCTGTTTGGGTTACTCTTGGTATTGGAGGCTGGATTTCTCTGATATATTCTGTGTGGATAAGTGGAATAGGATGTTGGGCAACGAGAAGAACTAGCTTCAGCTAaagttttttaagcaaaataagAAGAATTAGGGCATTTTGTGGAGTTTGAGGTGGATCATCTCAGGTGTTTGAGGTGAGGTACAGAAGCTGAAAGTTCTTGAAATCTTTGAACTTTCTGGTTTATTTTACCTTTAAAAGAATTGCATTAAATATGGCGTAATCATTTCATGATTTCTGATAACAGAATTGTGATCCTTATAGGATAAAATGGGTATCTTTCTGACAAGAACCTCATTTAAGTTGGCATTTGAGGCAGACTAGTGCAACAGAATTTTAACTGCAATGAAGTATGTACCTGTTATTCAAATGACAAATTCTAGGTGTTCTTACTTAAAGAGATTGTGTATATCCTTCTCAACAATGAAAGGGAACATAGGTGTCTTGTTTCTTCAAAAGTCCTAAAACAAGGCCATATTCCCGTGCATTGAAATTATGTGAGTTTGTTGTTTGAACATTAGTAGTATATCTATACTTGATTGTACAAGCCAACTTAGAACTGAGGCTTGAGAATGTGTAAAAACTACTCTAAGGTTATATCCATCTGCTTTAAGTTAATGGTTATAGGTTCCTCCAGAAAGAAATTAGAGAAAGTTATGTTTCAGAAATATGCCTTTCCAGCTCGGATATGCTGTTCCAAGTTAACAtactaaacataataaaaactGGATTTTCTGTAAGCAAGTTCACTAATTTGTATCTTCATCCTGTCATATATTTTTCCATCCGACTTTCTGCATTGATTTTTCTTGGAGTAATTCTCATTGTTGCTTTTAACAGTGGCTTTTCGTAAGAAAAGATGAGAGCGAGTTGGGCCCTTTTTCTGCATGGAATATAACAGGAACATATAGAGGTTTGTCAGTTATCTTGCTTTGAATTTATCATCTTAGATCAAGGCTCTTTTATTATCACATGCATCCGTTCTCTGGTCTTGATTATGTATACCTTTTCTATGTTGCTGAATACGCTTATAAGTACCTTTACTTTGCTGATAATTAGTAGCCTATTTTATACATTGTGTTAAGCCTGAAGGATATGAATATTTTGAAGCTGAAACAATTGAAATTAGGTTACAATCTTTGACTATACCTGTTTTGGAAATTTAAAGGTAATTAGTATTTATTTCTAGTTGAACATTTTTGTCTGATTGAGTCATGCTTTAAGATTCTATTTTGTTGTATTAACAGTTTCAGCTGGATGAGGTAACTTGAAGCAAATTTATAATTTCACGGACATGTGTAAACTAGGAAAGAGGTGGAAGATGTAAGGCGTTTTTGCCTGCCTAGATACTGTTTTAAGAGTGATCTGTCATGTTTGATTAATGAATGCTATTGAGTATTACAAAATCTTCATATCAGTGGCAGAGCAGTTGGAACTTTTATTTCTGATACTTGTTAGGGAGATCTTTCGGATATTCATGCTCCATGATTGCTAGCATCTAAAAAATAGTCTGCACCCTGAAGTGCCTGCATGTCCTATTAATATATTTTCCCTTTCCTatgtgttctttttttttttttccttttcttgggtAGGCATTTTTGAAGAATCTTTGCTAGAATCATGTAAATTTGAATGATATCATGAGGTTACAACTGGTAATTGTATTTCTGTCAAAGAGTGACTAAATATTATTGTACATATCAATAGGACCAAAAGTAAATATCTTGTTGATTTGACTACTATTAATGAAATGTGCTCAAAGTTGTTTTTGGATACTACACCTTGCTGATTATATGATTCAATGGATTTATGACTTGCAGGGTCGTGGAGATTTCTGGACTCCACAAATAGCTCATCCAGGTTTCCTGATTTCAAGAAATCCAATGGAAACTCTGTCCTTGAACTAATTAGCACTCCAACCAAAATAACTGGTGTACATTACGTTCAGGTGATACCATCATTCTGCTTGTTCTAGCAGTGGCTTGGATGAACAGTCCTTGTCTTAGCTTGTCTGATTCATTTCATGGCTGAATAAAACCTTCAATCTGCACGGTGATCACCCCTTGTCTGTCAATTTGTTCATCCTGCATCTTAACGTGAATTTTTTGTAGGTCAAAATTAGTCTTTGCCTCCACTTCTGATAGGGGAAAGAAAAGCCGTATACTTTTTAAGTAATTAGCTAGCTTTGATTGTGAAATACATACATATAGCAGTTGAAATTCTTTATCAGTTAAGTTTATATCAAGTTGGTGACCGAGTGTCTCTGGAAATGTTTCGATAAACAGCAGATTGTTTTGTTTCAAAGCAGTCGGTGTTGAATCTGTTCTGGGATAGATAATTAATTGCCAGCAATGTAATGACTGACTATATAGAGTTACATTTTACATCTCCTGTACAGTTACAGTTTACATCTCCTGTATTTGACTTGTGCTTATACATTGCGAATACATAATGTCTGTGCTTATACAAGTAACTCTTAGACCTATTCAAACATTTAGCTTTATTCTTGGGGAATTTTCTTATCCAAAACTCATTCCTGTTTGTGATGCAATTCTCATTTGTTTTGTTAATATATGTAATAGGGTGTATTAATCTTCCATGATGTTTATGATAATGAACGTGAAGCTGGTGGTGCCCAAATTCGAATAGAAGGGGTCTATATATGGCCATTCAGACAACTCCGACTGGTAACTTATAGGTATTCTTGGGTTTGCTTCCACTCTCTTCTTCTGAATCACTCTTGGGAGTGGTGGATGATATTGCTTTAAATATGGTGTCTGCACAATCAAGGTTGTACTCCTGTTGTAATTTAAGGATATGCGTGCAGCCGCTAGTCCTACATAATCCTGCTATGATTCTGCTTAAATATGCTTTGAAACTCTGTTGCCAGTTCTCACCATAATATGGCATATTTCCAATAGCAGATATGTCTCTAGCCAGCGAAGAAAGTTTGAATGTGTAACCATCCGTGTAAACATCCCTCATCTGTATATCTAGTCTGGCTCCTGTCTGCATGATATTGGATTGGTTAGTTGAGACCCGGGTTCTTAATTTGTGACTTAATATTTAGTTCTAATCTGaagcttttttttatttttatttttttctgagTGCAAAATTATTTGTAGCTGTGATCTTATTTGGATGACCTGCTTCTGGTCCCTAATTGACCCACAATTTGACATTCACTTCTATGCATTTGCTGCTAATGTTGTCATTGGTATCTTCTGCGGACACGTTTTGGTAACTTTTCATATTCTTGCTGTTCTTTTTTGCAACAGTCTTTAGTTGGACTTTCTCTACCTGTATGGTTTTGACTGTCTACTAAAAGTTTCATGGCTCAAGTTACTTTGGTTTAAATGATCCCAACATTTTGATTACTTCACTAAGTTTTTAGAATTGAATTAGAAAATCACTTCTCGAAAATGTTCTGGATTGGCCCTTTGTTCTCTATGCTGAATTTATTTGACTTATGATTTCCTTGTTGAGCATCTTCACCATCTTTTTGGCCTTTCTTGCTTTCCTATTCTCCTTTCCTTCGCCTTAAAAGGAAatagaaagagggaaaatggaAAGGAGAAAGACAAAAATTCATTTAGGAAATGCTGATTTGCTTATTAATATAATCTGCAGAAGTGTTTTGGAAGCTTTCATAACTCACATTTCTGGAAATTCTAATTTGCAGTGGAAAAGAGGGCGAGTTTGGCCAGGAAGATGACTATATACTATCGAATCCGTATCACTTGGTAATTGCCATCTCTTATGGTCCACTTTTTGATGGTTCTGTGGGATAATGGTGCTTGCATTTTCTGCTTTTCAGATTGAATGCAAAATAGTTCACTGTCATTTGAATGACAGAAATTCAATATATGTGATGCTGCTTTTAAGCAATGGGGTATCTGTTTGAGTTCCATTGACAGTTTCTACGTGTGTTTGGTTGGTTTTGcctttttctaaatttttttcctttccttttttgttcCAGTCTGTTGTGGAAATGTTGTGTTTAAAGGGAAGATCATAATTAAGGTCCTTATGGATTaggtgtttttaaaaaatttactgtagcatttaaTCTTAAAAAACTATACTGTAGCAATGTACTTTGGGGTGTTTCGtaacatttaattttttttttttggagtggcttagaaaagttaaaaaGTTCCTTCTCCCACCACCCTCAACCTCCCGCCACAAAGTTCCTTCTCCCACCACCCTCAACCTCCCGCCACACCTGCCTCCCTTTCCCTGCCTGTCAACTCCTCTCCGTCCCGCACACCTTCCCTTCTCTGCTGCCTCTCCCCCCTTCCACCCTCCCCCCTCTCCTCTCCCCCTGCCCCTTCCCCTCCTTCCTGGGTACCGGATCTAGTCATGAGGGACCAGATCTGCAGGAGTGGTGGTGCGGCGTGGTGGAGGAAAAAAGGGTTGGTGGTTtcttttagttagtttttgatgtttttgctAGGTGTATTAGGAGTGTTTTCTAGATGTGTTATTGTAATAttgtatttcaaaaactagtATTTGAAAAAACTCCTAACCCAAAGAGAGCCTAAATTTCCTTTATCTGCTTGTTATAAACAAACTAATGTGGTTCTATCTTTATTTTTGTGAAAGATTTCGGAATTTTTTGAATCAAAGTTTTAATCTGCTAGGAGGATTGGACTTTTCAGAATCCTTAGTATTGTATCAATTGATCATTTAAACTTCCATTTGGTTAGGTGCTGGCCCAGAGGGAATCTATAGTTTAGGTTTTGTAACCTTTGAGTGATTTTTTGGTGTGCATCTGCTAGCTAGAACGAGGACTATTTTCTGTTTACTGTAAAACTTTCATTCAACAGTTGGCCATTGTTAATGGTCAACATGAGTTCTTTAAGCAATCTCCCCTACTTTTGTTGGAATGGACCAGCAAGTAAGAGATTTCAATCGTCCTTCATTCCTTGTTCCAACTTTTGGATCAACAGGCAAGAGCATAGTATTATGTTGTACCCTCTACAGATACTAGACATATGAAAGATGTTCAATCAAGGGATGAGTTTGGGTTTCCATTTCTTGAAAATTAGGACTGACAAAAATGTTGTGTTGCCCATGGACCTTGAATGTTGTCTAAGATGAAATTAGATCATTCTCAAAGTGGTCCAAGATGATGTTTCCCGGATTCACCTAAGTAGGGGTGGCAAAGGCTCACTAAGCTTCGCTTCCCTTCCCCCCTTCCCTTATTAAGTGGAAAATAAATAGTATTTGGTATTCTATAAGCGACTACACGACCGATAGCAAAGCCAAGCAATTTGGATCCAAAACCATCCAAATAAACCTAGGTTAAATGGATTTGATTGAGTGAGAAATTCTTAATGACGCTAAATGGTTCACCATTTAAATCCACGTAAACTGGTGGATTTAAATGGGTTATCCATCTCATCCATCTAAATccatttatccaaaaaaaaaaaaaatgaaactctCTCCACACATATCACGCTATACACACACATTCACACACACGGCAAGCACTGACCCACATACTATACTTGCTTTGAGCTTTACCCAACTTGACCCGTTACAAAACCCGAGAGAATATGGATCTGTTGCAGAATTCTCCCTCTGCTGCTCCTATGTGAATATGAGTTTGAGTCAGTTTTGAACTCGTAACTCAAGAATTGATAGGGGCCATTTTTGAGTCAACCAGAATTAGACATTGGCTTCacttgatgattgatgatgatgataagtATGAAGATTTCCTGGCTGAAGCATATTAAAGTTTCCAAACCCGAGCGAAGTCATTTGGAAGAAAAAGAGTCAATTTGAAGTGGTTCTGGTTTTTTACCACATTGAAGAATGCCCGAAATCACTTGGACAAAGAAGAGGTCAATTTGAAGTTGGTCGGGTTTTTTACTAGATTGAGGAATGCCCAAATGACTACTAATCAGTAGTTGAATCGTTGGATCCAAACTTATTCGGGAAGAGTAAATGGTTGCATGGAAGGATAATGGTTTTACATTAGCCATGTAAATCCAATCCATTTGGATCTATTTTTTAATTGGATGTGAATTGATCCACTATCCATTTAGTTAAAACCATTTAATAACCAAATATCCATTTTGCCACTTATCCTGGTAATTAATGTGTCCATTCATGACAACTATGACTTGGAATGACTTGAGTCATTGTTTCTTTCACAGCTTGGAGTTTTCTCATCCCAGGTGTTCCAGGAGTCTCCACGTGacaaaatttggaaaagaaaacaTTGTAATGTTATTCATCCATCATGACTTGAAGTTCTCATAGCTGGTGGGTGAGGTTGACTAATCATATCTTCTATTGCAGCACCCATATATGAAATGGAGAAACACTGTAACATTGAAATTGCGGCTCAAATATCACATATGTCATCCACTCAAAATGGTACATGAGTTAACTAAAGCATATGAATTCTTTCTTTATTCCTTATTTTCTGTCTACTATTGGTCATTAAATGATTCAACAATTTGACTTTATACTGcattttttaagaaataataatGGTCAACAATAAGGGTAGCTAGTGTAAGCGActactcttttttttcccttttttcttttcccccactGCATCTTGTGATGTTCATTCTGGAGTGTAAATGTAAAGACGCAACCTTTTTGTGCTGAGCAGTAATTGATGCTACTATTTATACTGCAAATGGTTCAATTGTACCTCCAGCACATAAAAACTGTAATTCTAGTAGTTGAGTATTAAGGGAGACATAATCCTTAAATATATTGTACTGAAATATTATATTACCTTTGACAAATCTGGTTGTTTGATGTACATCTACTGAGAGAAAAATGGTTTGCCAGGAAATTGAATGATAGGTTTAATCTGATAGAGACTTTGTACAAGATGTGTGTGGTTATATTTAAATGCATTTTCTGTTAACTCAGTAATTTAATCATGTGACTAGTTTTTTTGTGATCTCTAGAGAATATTTTAATCTATTTTACCCTTCATCTTTTGCTAGATGGAGACCATGATAGATATCATCTTGAGGGACTGATGGAAAGCCCTTCAGTGGATGATGATGGAGATTGTTTCTCACCCATTGCTTTGAATGCCACTTCTGTCAACATTGAGGTTTACTACAACAAAGCAGTTAACTACACCTTGATGGTCACCTTTGTATCCTTCTATCGAAAATTGgatatttatttgtttttcctttatcTTGTTATCAAATTCTTTTGGTGGATTCCTTAAGTTGTGGCACTATAGGTTtctttccttcaagttcttctGTTAATTCGACAAATGGAACATAGTAACACTCAATCAGTAAGATTCCTTGTCTTAATCATGCTCATTTGTTGGTAAAAACAGTTTCATTCTCTATAGGTTTTCATTTCTACTAAGTCTGGAAGTGATATCAGGTTTGCCATCCCTTCCTTCTGATATTGCTTAATGGAAGAATTAACTGATTTGGTATCATTCCTACAGGGAGCTGCCAAAGTGTCTATACTGATGATAGGGCAGCAGGCTATCATGGACGCATATCTTTGTTTATTGCATCTGACAGCTGGAATTCTAGTTGGTAAGTTTGAACTGGATTGATGTGTGTGTATCTCTACGTTACTAAGTGAAATAAccacattttttctttcttaatgAAGTACATTATCTTTACCCTTTAACCTTGTGTAATCTAtctcttgttgtttttcttCCCTTTGAAATGGCCCATGTAAATCAGTTGCTGTGGCAAAGCTTCTTCCTAGTTTCATGACAAAATCCTGATTTATATTGGCCATGAAAAAGCCAGTTACTCATAATTTATAAGAATAACATTTTTTATAGGTACATGCTAGAGGTAGAGCATAGATGAATTCTAGTTTGGGATCTTTCTCTTCATAATGGACTTTTTTCCCCCCTCTTATTCTTATAACCTGCATGCTTGGAGGCGTATTTGTGGTAGTGAAGAGAAATGTCTTTGGCAAAATTTTTTGCTTCCTGCTTTTGAATTCCCAGCAGCAATGGTGGAATACGGTTAGCTGAACCTCAGATACTCGTATTGTTCTTTTAACCTGCATGCTTGGAGGCGTATTTGTCATAGTGAAGAGAATTGTCTTTGGCAAACTTTTGTGCTTCCTGGTTTTGAATTCCTAGCGGTTGTGGTGGAATACAGTTAGCTGAAGCTCAGAGTCAGTGAATATGCATTTTGTCTTTCTGTTCCTTAATGACtgtttcaaataatttttttaaaaaaatttctgtaGCCAATTTTGTACCAATTCTATTCTATCTTTATCCCCGCTGCAGTATTCAGCTCTGGAGCTCTATGTATTTTATGTAAAATTTTCCCTCTGGTTCATTTGGATTATTAACTCGTGTCTCTGCCTGCAGAATCTCTATTCAATGCTTTTGCAACTGCAGCTTTCTTCAAGTTTGTCGTGTTCTCAATATTTGAGATGCGTTACCTTCTTGCCATATGGAAAGCAAGTAGGCCTATGAATAATGGAGAGGGATGGGAAGCAATGAGACGTGAACTATCAGTTCTTTACAGTCGTTTCTGTGAGTATTCTCTTGTTGAATGTTAGAATGGTTCTAGATACTAATGTGGATATCAACCAATGTAGATCAAAATATATATTTCCTTTAGTGGAGATATGTGTACATACACATGTTTTTTGTTAAGGTGAGATCTTCCTATTAAGACAACTACTGTTTCCATAGTAATTAGTACAAAATACAAATTACAAGATAAAGAGAAACACTGCCTATTAATGATAATGGAGAAATGACCTGGTATGAAGATTCAGAATATTTGGGAACAATACTTCCAATGCATCATCTAGCCAACCTGATATAAGAAGTAGCATTACAAGAAAGTGGAAATTGGCAATAATGTTGCAAACAAGGCTACATGTCATGTCAGTTACATGGATACTCTTCCATGCATGCTGGCATTCTATTGGGCCTTAAGTAGTTAATAAAAAATCAGATGCAGTCACTGCGTGACACTTGTTGAAAACACATG
Above is a genomic segment from Coffea eugenioides isolate CCC68of chromosome 5, Ceug_1.0, whole genome shotgun sequence containing:
- the LOC113772416 gene encoding transmembrane E3 ubiquitin-protein ligase FLY2-like; translation: MGLVESLDFYRLKRVNLRFSSRICFGLWLAFAVFHPVLGLRPLRERSQSWGDEWLFVRKDESELGPFSAWNITGTYRGSWRFLDSTNSSSRFPDFKKSNGNSVLELISTPTKITGVHYVQGVLIFHDVYDNEREAGGAQIRIEGVYIWPFRQLRLVTYSGKEGEFGQEDDYILSNPYHLLGVFSSQVFQESPRDKIWKRKHSPIYEMEKHCNIEIAAQISHMSSTQNDGDHDRYHLEGLMESPSVDDDGDCFSPIALNATSVNIEVYYNKAVNYTLMVTFVSFLQVLLLIRQMEHSNTQSGAAKVSILMIGQQAIMDAYLCLLHLTAGILVESLFNAFATAAFFKFVVFSIFEMRYLLAIWKASRPMNNGEGWEAMRRELSVLYSRFYGILLGGILITYEFHKFLRLILLLMHSFWIPQIVTNVVRDSRKPLHPHYIIGMTVTRLAIPLYVFGCPHNFMRIAPDKNWCICLGIFMGFQASILLLQHYLGSRWFIPRQILPEKYSYYRRFDQDPNHATDCVICMTSIDLTQRSNDCMVTPCDHFFHSGCLQRWMDIKMECPTCRRPLPPA